GAAGATTTTCCAGTTTAATCCGAAACAATACTAGAGCCGAAGTTGGATCTGTCCCGGTTGACATTAACTGAATTATTTTGGGATCCCCGCATATCCGCAGTAAGTTTAGGCACCACACTCTTGTTCATCCAGATGATATATGTACGCTCTGTCACGGTTACCGCTACTGTTAATACATCCGCTGACTCAACCGTCCGCTCGTCCAATATCTCTGCTGATGCTGATCCTGCCGTGGTCAGCCATACATTGGAAAGGAAATTCGTGGCCATATTGCCAACGATTTTGGCTACTATAGTCGACTCCTGGGCCAACGAGACAACCTGTAGGATACTGCTGGATACTGGTTCAACTATAACGATGGTCGCCGAATCATTTATCAACGAATTGGATTGCCGCGCACGCATACTCGTATACCAGTGGTTGGTCTAGGCGCAAATCCTGCTGGGGTTACTAGAGGTCGCGCCACATTACGTTGCTCTCCCGCACAAGCTCAGCCCCAGTGGTGGTAACACCCCTGGTGTTTCAATTTCAACCCAGAGGATCGACTCTACCACACCGATGTGGGAAAAGATTTGTGATCTACCCTAGCGGACCGTACATTTGGTAAACCAGGCGAAATATTGTATGATCAAAAAAGTTTCCTCCTGGTCACATCTCTTGCGAACAATTAGCTTTTGCTTTCGCTTTGTACATCGACTTCAATGGGGAGCTTCAATATGCCCGCTCTAGGGTAATCCAACATGTCCAGATGGAGTTTTTCCAAGTAGAGTACAAACAGCTGAGCACTGGACAAGCACTTTCTCAAAAATCCAAGTTGATTTGCTACACTCCATTTATTAACGACCAAGGAATTCTGTGCGTAGGAGGACGCATTGATAATTCGACTGCAAGATTTGTTTCCTCCAGCGCAAAGGTACGAGCACACAACTCATGGCTGATCTTCCCGCCTTTCGCGCTCAGCCCACCCGCTGCTTTCTACATTCTGGATTGGATTACGCTGGACCAGTTACCATCAAGACATCAGCAGGACACCGAAGTTTGGCAAAGCTTGGTTTGccataatatatataaataaataaatctgaaccagatcgtatcattattatagccagaatgatgaaaacaatttcattctatCTCGCTGTCtgtctctaacacacacgtttcaTGGTCGTCTTTGCCTATTGCTAAAAATGAGcacctagatctcagagactacaagcGCTAGAGCAACCAGATTTGATATCCACATTCCTGTGATATCAAACCGGCACAAGTGTATttcccccttccgccccgcaaaggacgaaaaactgtggcatccacagatctcagaaactattaaagctagagcaaccaaatttggtatccacactcctgttagatttcactgttacaagtttatttcaaaattttgccccacccccttccgcctgtGTTAttcacaattttgaagatacgatcAAATTTAAAACGGTCATATAGAGAATCTACCAAATTGCTGAACCTAGATCAGATAGAAACACTATTAtaaccaaaaggaacaaatcaatatGCAGTGActacgcagcgcccaacgACACGTTCTGATTGATATTCTGTCTCtttcgcacgcactctttgtcgttcgTTGTTACGCGCCGTCTGCGGAGGAGAGCTAATGTATCGGGTTGCTGCCGTTGCACCATTAACTCACAACGTTGTCCCTCGTTATTAATGAACTAGTGGGTCGTTAAATCTTTTAATCTACTAATACAGGATTTAAGCACTGGGCTAAATAATTTTACTATTATTTTGCTTTAATATTATTTCAATCAACATTTTTAAAAACAAGTCTCATATTTTAAATTCAAAATTTGTAAATatacacttaaaacatttcgtAATGATACCATCACGCTATTTGACTACTTGCGATGATGATAATTCACGTGTGGCCATGATACTTGGTGGTGATCAACGTCCTCTACGCGGAGAGTCTACGATACTGTTGGCTCCAAAAATAAAGCTCAGCAGTGGTTATGAAATGCCCGTTTTAGGATTTGGGACGTATAAGGCAATATCCTAGACATGAATATAAATTACGTGTTAAAAAGTATATATTTTCAGTTGCGCGGTTTCCAATGCACATCAGCGGTACATTGTGCAGTAGAAACTGGATTTCGTCACTTTGACACTGCATACTACTATGAAAATGAAAAAGATGTAGGCGAAGCTCTTCGTACGCAAATTAAAATGGGAAACATATCTAGAGAGAATATATTTTTAACTACAAAGGTAAACTGCTATAATTTATAATAGTcttatttaaatttttgtttttaaaagtTGTGGAACACTCACCATGATCCGCGTGATGTGCGTCGTATATGTGAGCAGCAACTGAAGCTGCTAGGATTTACCTATATCGACCTTTACTTGCTGCATTTTCCCGTTGGCTACAAACATATGTGTGATGAGATTCTCAAGCCAATGTCGGACGGTAAATTGCAGACAACGTAAGTTCTACTGTAGAGAATGAACAGTTCATCGTAAAGATTGCTACATTTTCAGCAACGTTGATTATATAGACACCTGGAACGCTATGGAGGAACTCGTAAAACTAGGCATGGTTCGCAGCATTGGCTTGTCGAACTTTAATATGGAACAGGTGCAACGGGTCATTCAATGTAGTTCCTCAAAACCAGTGGTAAACCAGGTTGAGGTCTGGCCGGGTTTTTTGCAAAAAGATTTGGTTGACTACTGTCGCTACAATGGCATTGTTGTAACTGCGTATTCACCTTTTGGTCAGCCAAATAGAGAAAATCATAGCCCAACATATTTCTTTTCGGAGGGCATGAAAAGATTAGTTAagaaatataaaaaaacatCTGGTCAAATAGTCCTGCGCTTTTTGGTAATAACATACTGCTTTGTTAGGTGAATATTAATACAAATTTTTTTAGGTGGACTATGGAGTCGTGCCTATACCCAAGGCAGCTAATCCTTTGCATATAAGtcaaaatttaaatatattcgACTTTAAGCTGGACGATTCAGATACCCGCGCATTACTTGGAATAAAGCCAAAGAAACGAATTGTAAAGTATGATATAGTAAAAGAACACCCATTTTACCCTTTCGAACGCGATGAAGAAAGCCAGTATCAAGATGTCAATAACCTTCAAAATGTACCATTGGCACGGGAGCAACGTGAAACAACACTTAATGACGATGATCAACGTGGGGAATAGAATTGGTATCACAAATAATTTGATTAAAAGTAAAATTTTATACAATTAAAATGTATTTAAGCTTCTTTTCACATATACAAATTTATTGCATTAAAAATGTTGATATTTAAGAAGAATTGTTAACTTTGTTAACATAGTTCGTCTAAGCGACGTCACAGGACACCACAAGATGTCTAATAAATCATAAGAGTTAACAATAAAACATTTCAACATTGATTGCATAAAGGCCTCGGGCCTGATCCCTCCGGAAATcctacaaaaacaaaatagttTTCAACAAAAAATACTTAAAATAGAGTGAAAAATGGTTAAGATTTCATCAATTAAGAACGACTGGTCCGATTTAAATCAATTTATTTACTAGAAGAATGTTTTAACGAGAGAAATGTTCCGGAAAACAAACCCGCAATCGAGAAAACAATTGAtttaaaaaaatgtttgttttttttcttagcTTTATTAGCCAAAGAGGCAATTGTCATAGATCAGTTTCAAACTCGACATATTATTATCGTAAATTCTTATCGGTGCAAGCACAATGTGCGCTATAGCCAAACGAGTCAAACGAAATCGAATATGTAATAAACGAGCTGGATCGTTTTGAGCCGCGGCTAGGGTACACTACAAAAGAAAGAGTGTGAGTGCGAAAGCAAGAAATTCTGTTgttccttctggctataaGTCCAGATTCGgaaatctggtagatatggtcgttttctatgattctgcgtttttagttttctcgcaTCTTAATGCCAACGATTTTCGTTGTTTGTGGGGACgcggcgaaattttgaaataaacttGTAATAgtgcgatatcacaggagtctggatacaaaattgtGGTTCTTTGAGAACTATGCGTCAAACAAGACGGTCGGACAGAGTCGACTCGgccattgatgctgatcaagaataaaaTGCTTTATGGGGTCAGAAAAGTTTCCTTCTGAGCGTTACACCCACCCACGttacacatccacttttaccacaaatctaatatactcattttaagtatcgCTACGTCGGGAGGTTgttattaaaggcgccttctttgtcgaggaaggctactagggtgtactccttacagTTGAGGGACGCTTCTATGATCGATATGATCGtatgtagggccgtttcggtggatcttcccttccgataggcatgctgggagtctgagattcGACTAGGCGGACCAAAAGACGTTAGACtcatgggtctgaaatctttgggGGCAGCGTGACTTGAGAATGAAGACGACTTTGGTATGAAGCCAGGTTTCCGGGATATAtccatgggagaagattcctTCGTATATCCTTTCGAGCCAATTAGTGGCTTTTTGtccagcgtgaatcagttgggcagggatgtTGCCATCTGGCCCCGCAGACTTGTATGGTTTGAAGCTTTTGATTGCCCAGGAAATATtttcctggcttagcaggttCA
This genomic stretch from Drosophila miranda strain MSH22 chromosome 5, D.miranda_PacBio2.1, whole genome shotgun sequence harbors:
- the LOC117189226 gene encoding NAD(P)H-dependent D-xylose reductase I,II isoform X3; translation: MIPSRYLTTCDDDNSRVAMILGGDQRPLRGESTILLAPKIKLSSGYEMPVLGFGTYKLRGFQCTSAVHCAVETGFRHFDTAYYYENEKDVGEALRTQIKMGNISRENIFLTTKLWNTHHDPRDVRRICEQQLKLLGFTYIDLYLLHFPVGYKHMCDEILKPMSDGKLQTTHLERYGGTRKTRHGSQHWLVEL
- the LOC117189226 gene encoding 1,5-anhydro-D-fructose reductase isoform X1 produces the protein MIPSRYLTTCDDDNSRVAMILGGDQRPLRGESTILLAPKIKLSSGYEMPVLGFGTYKLRGFQCTSAVHCAVETGFRHFDTAYYYENEKDVGEALRTQIKMGNISRENIFLTTKLWNTHHDPRDVRRICEQQLKLLGFTYIDLYLLHFPVGYKHMCDEILKPMSDGKLQTTNVDYIDTWNAMEELVKLGMVRSIGLSNFNMEQVQRVIQCSSSKPVVNQVEVWPGFLQKDLVDYCRYNGIVVTAYSPFGQPNRENHSPTYFFSEGMKRLVKKYKKTSGQIVLRFLVDYGVVPIPKAANPLHISQNLNIFDFKLDDSDTRALLGIKPKKRIVKYDIVKEHPFYPFERDEESQYQDVNNLQNVPLAREQRETTLNDDDQRGE
- the LOC117189226 gene encoding aldo-keto reductase family 1 member A1-A isoform X2 gives rise to the protein MGNISRENIFLTTKLWNTHHDPRDVRRICEQQLKLLGFTYIDLYLLHFPVGYKHMCDEILKPMSDGKLQTTNVDYIDTWNAMEELVKLGMVRSIGLSNFNMEQVQRVIQCSSSKPVVNQVEVWPGFLQKDLVDYCRYNGIVVTAYSPFGQPNRENHSPTYFFSEGMKRLVKKYKKTSGQIVLRFLVDYGVVPIPKAANPLHISQNLNIFDFKLDDSDTRALLGIKPKKRIVKYDIVKEHPFYPFERDEESQYQDVNNLQNVPLAREQRETTLNDDDQRGE